From one Lycium barbarum isolate Lr01 chromosome 6, ASM1917538v2, whole genome shotgun sequence genomic stretch:
- the LOC132600493 gene encoding serine carboxypeptidase-like 51 — protein MELKKSICVFSLLVPLLFLVPHFHGGIRTAIAARNQDSSESWGYVEVRRKAHMFWWYYKSPYRVEDPNKPWPIILWLQGGPGASGVGIGNFEEVGPLDTNLKPRNSTWLKKADLLFVDNPVGVGYSFVEDKKLFVKTDVEAATDLTTLLIEIFNRNQTLQQSPLYIVAESYGGKFAVTLALSALKAIESGKLKLKLGGVALGDSWISPEDFVFSWGPLLKDVSRLDGNGLQKSNSVAEKIKQQIDAGQFKAATDSWRELEEVISDNSNSVDFYNFMLDSGMDPLALKSSGLSQTISMRYSRYLQSSRITPGSDGDLDSLMNDAIKKKLKIIPQNVRWGGQSDSVFTALYGDFMKPRINEVDELLAKGVNVTVYNGQLDVICATKGTEAWVEKLKWEGLKTFLNMERNPIYCKGDKGTKAFTKSYKNFHFYWILGAGHFVPVDQPCVALDMVASITQSPAVSK, from the exons atggaattgAAAAAATCCATTTGTGTTTTTTCTCTTCTTGTTCCTCTGTTGTTCTTGGTTCCACATTTTCATGGAGGAATAAGAACAGCCATTGCTGCCAGAAATCAAGATTCTTCAGAATCATGGGGTTATGTTGAAGTTAGACGAA AAGCTCACATGTTCTGGTGGTACTACAAAAGTCCATACAGGGTTGAAGATCCAAATAAGCCATGGCCAATAATTCTATGGTTACAGGGTGGACCT GGAGCATCAGGAGTTGGAATTGGTAACTTTGAAGAAGTTGGGCCATTGGACACTAATCTCAAACCTAGGAATTCAACTTGGTTGAAGAAAGCTGATCTTCTTTTTGTA GACAATCCAGTTGGAGTAGGATATAGTTTTGTGGAGGACAAGAAGTTATTTGTGAAGACAGATGTGGAGGCAGCAACAGATTTGACCACATTGTTGATTGAAATTTTCAATAGAAATCAGACTCTTCAACAGAGTCCTCTATATATAGTAGCAGAGTCCTATGGAGGAAAATTTGCTGTTACTCTTGCACTTTCAGCCCTTAAAGCCATTGAGTCTGGCAAATTGAAGCTCAAACTTGGAG GAGTGGCATTGGGTGATAGCTGGATCTCACCTGAAGATTTTGTG TTTTCATGGGGCCCTCTTCTGAAAGATGTGTCAAGACTTGATGGAAATGGCCTGCAAAAATCAAACAG TGTAGCTGAAAAAATAAAGCAGCAAATTGATGCTGGCCAATTTAAAGCTGCAACAGATTCATGGAGAGAATTAGAAGAAGTCATAAGCGATAACAGTAATTCAGTG GATTTCTACAATTTCATGTTGGATTCAGGAATGGACCCTCTAGCTTTAAAATCTTCTGGATTATCACAAACAATTTCAATGAGATATTCAAGATACTTACAATCCTCTAGAATTACTCCTGGTAGTGATGGTGATCTTGATAGTTTAATGAATGATGCTATCAAAAAGAAATTGAAAATTATTCCACAAAATGTTAG ATGGGGAGGGCAGTCTGATTCTGTTTTTACTGCCCTATATGGCGATTTTATGAAGCCAAGAATCAATGAG GTTGATGAACTATTGGCCAAAGGAGTGAATGTGACTGTGTATAATGGGCAA CTTGATGTCATTTGTGCCACTAAGGGAACAGAAGCATGGGTTGAAAAACTAAA GTGGGAAGGTCTGAAAACTTTCTTGAACATGGAAAGAAATCCAATTTATTGTAAAGGTGACAAAGGTACTAAAGCTTTCACTAAATCATACAAGAACTTCCACTTCTACTGGATTCTTGGAGCTGGCCATTTT GTTCCAGTTGATCAACCTTGTGTGGCATTAGATATGGTTGCTAGCATCACGCAATCACCAGCTGTTTCAAAATGA